Proteins found in one Rhodobacter capsulatus SB 1003 genomic segment:
- a CDS encoding transketolase family protein: MSHAAPIKAGLADCRNAWVETLEALAAEDERIVAVVNDSVGSSKLNGFQKKFPDRLINVGIAEQLMVGVAAGLANGGRIPFVSAASCFLTGRALEQVKADVAYAGFNVKLVGQSSGVAYGELGATHHSIEDFAWLRPLTTITTIAPADAWETAEAVKWAAGHDGPVYLRLSRMPVPDLDIPGRKFTPGKAEVVRKGGDVTVIACGTTVHLAAEAADRLSDKGLSVRVLNMATINPIDVDAILAAARETGAIVTVEEASVRGGLGGAVAEITAGECPVPVERLGFPGFVPTGSTEWLFEEYGLSVAGISAAVRKVLARGTK, encoded by the coding sequence ATGTCGCATGCTGCACCGATCAAGGCGGGTCTGGCCGATTGCCGCAATGCCTGGGTGGAAACGCTCGAGGCTTTGGCGGCCGAGGATGAGCGCATCGTCGCCGTGGTGAACGACTCGGTCGGCTCGTCGAAGCTGAACGGGTTTCAGAAGAAATTCCCCGACCGGCTGATCAATGTCGGCATTGCCGAACAGCTGATGGTGGGCGTGGCCGCGGGGCTGGCGAACGGGGGCCGGATCCCCTTCGTCTCGGCGGCCTCGTGCTTTCTGACCGGGCGCGCGCTCGAACAGGTCAAGGCCGATGTGGCCTATGCCGGGTTCAACGTGAAGCTGGTCGGTCAATCCTCGGGCGTGGCTTATGGCGAATTGGGCGCGACGCACCATTCGATCGAGGATTTCGCCTGGCTGCGGCCCCTGACGACGATCACCACCATCGCCCCCGCCGATGCCTGGGAAACCGCGGAAGCGGTGAAATGGGCGGCGGGCCATGACGGGCCGGTCTATCTGCGGCTGTCGCGCATGCCGGTGCCCGATCTCGACATTCCGGGCCGCAAATTCACCCCCGGCAAGGCCGAGGTGGTGCGCAAGGGCGGCGATGTCACGGTGATTGCCTGCGGAACGACGGTGCATCTGGCGGCCGAGGCCGCGGACCGGCTGTCGGACAAGGGCCTTTCGGTAAGGGTTCTGAACATGGCCACGATCAATCCCATCGATGTTGACGCCATTCTGGCGGCGGCGCGCGAAACCGGCGCCATCGTCACGGTCGAGGAAGCCTCGGTCCGCGGGGGCCTGGGCGGCGCGGTGGCGGAAATCACCGCGGGCGAATGCCCGGTGCCGGTCGAACGGCTGGGCTTTCCGGGCTTCGTGCCCACCGGCTCGACCGAATGGCTGTTCGAGGAATACGGGCTTTCCGTCGCGGGGATCTCGGCGGCGGTGCGCAAGGTCTTGGCGCGGGGGACGAAATGA
- a CDS encoding transketolase, whose translation MTPKTETVDRIREKALWMRRTAFAMVHRAQLGHPGGDFSAIDILATLYFGVMRHDATRPDWAERDRFIMSKGHATGALYTALCAAGYFPEGWLQTYMQPRSKLNGHPNRNYLPGIETNTGPLGHGFPVATGIAIAGQLTGADYRTFVLTGDGEQQEGSNWEAAMTAGFRKLENLTLIIDRNRLQQGQSTEETSGMEPLDERYRAFGFEVAVVDGHDLGALLDVLSAAPKGRGKPLCVIANTVKGKGVSFMENQAKWHHGVPDDAQFAQAMKELV comes from the coding sequence ATGACCCCGAAAACCGAAACCGTGGACCGCATTCGCGAAAAGGCGCTGTGGATGCGCCGGACCGCCTTTGCCATGGTGCACAGGGCGCAGCTTGGCCATCCGGGCGGCGATTTTTCCGCCATCGACATTCTGGCGACGCTTTATTTCGGGGTGATGCGCCATGACGCGACCCGCCCCGACTGGGCCGAGCGGGACCGGTTCATCATGTCGAAGGGCCATGCGACCGGCGCGCTTTACACCGCGCTTTGTGCCGCGGGCTATTTCCCCGAGGGCTGGTTGCAGACCTACATGCAGCCGCGCTCGAAGCTGAACGGGCACCCGAACCGCAACTATCTGCCGGGGATCGAGACGAACACCGGGCCCTTGGGCCACGGTTTCCCGGTGGCGACGGGCATCGCGATTGCGGGGCAGCTGACCGGGGCGGACTATCGCACCTTCGTTCTGACCGGCGACGGCGAACAGCAGGAGGGCTCGAACTGGGAAGCGGCGATGACGGCCGGGTTCCGCAAGCTTGAAAACCTGACGCTGATCATCGACCGCAACCGGCTGCAGCAGGGCCAATCGACCGAGGAGACCTCGGGGATGGAACCGCTGGACGAGAGATACCGCGCCTTCGGGTTTGAGGTGGCGGTGGTCGATGGCCATGATCTTGGTGCGCTTTTGGATGTGCTCTCGGCCGCGCCCAAGGGCCGGGGCAAGCCGCTTTGCGTGATCGCCAATACGGTCAAGGGCAAGGGCGTGTCCTTCATGGAAAATCAGGCGAAATGGCACCACGGCGTGCCCGATGATGCGCAATTCGCGCAAGCGATGAAGGAGCTGGTGTGA
- a CDS encoding L-fucose/L-arabinose isomerase family protein, whose product MSQHIHRKVTLGVVIGSRAFFSPAPCKDARDEVLAQLARLGVDAVILPHEATANGAVQSIADAELYAKHFKAHRDEIDGLVICLPNFGDEIAIAELVNRAKLNVPILLQASNDEIGKVDVHSRRDAFCGKFSVANNFWQYGVPFTETTTHTCDTGGAEFGADLERFARICRTVRGLRNARIGAIGARTSPFQTMRFSEKLLQASGMTVVTADLSELLQLAGAIDDADPDLAAKLTKLKAYGKIPAHIQPGQILKQAKWTLAVNRWIEENGCDASAIQCWRSLQDNFGCATCVTMSMMGEELLPSACEVDVIGAVSMYALALASGQPAALLDWNNNYGTEPDKCVCTHCGNYPKSFIGDTPEIGELDVLGETIGRSKCFGAVKGKVKAGPMTYFRLSTDDRNGTMKCYLGQGDFTDDPFGMDGGIAVAHVPHLRKLMKFVSHNGFEHHVAMVRGHVADVLNEAVVRYLGWPIYHHGGEPEPQLFTPHRF is encoded by the coding sequence ATGAGCCAGCATATCCACCGCAAGGTCACGCTGGGCGTGGTGATCGGCAGCCGCGCCTTTTTCAGCCCCGCGCCCTGCAAGGATGCGCGCGACGAGGTTCTGGCGCAGCTGGCCCGGCTGGGCGTCGATGCGGTGATCCTGCCCCATGAGGCGACGGCGAATGGCGCCGTGCAGTCGATCGCCGATGCCGAGCTTTATGCGAAACATTTCAAGGCGCACCGGGACGAGATCGACGGTCTGGTGATCTGCCTGCCGAATTTCGGCGACGAAATCGCCATCGCCGAGCTGGTCAACCGCGCGAAATTGAACGTGCCGATCCTGCTGCAGGCCAGCAACGATGAAATCGGCAAGGTCGATGTGCACTCCCGCCGCGATGCCTTTTGCGGCAAGTTCTCGGTGGCCAACAACTTCTGGCAATATGGCGTGCCCTTCACCGAGACCACCACGCATACCTGCGACACCGGGGGCGCGGAATTCGGTGCCGATCTGGAACGCTTCGCCCGCATCTGCCGCACCGTGCGGGGGCTGCGCAACGCCCGTATCGGTGCCATCGGCGCGCGGACAAGCCCGTTCCAGACCATGCGGTTTTCGGAAAAACTGTTGCAGGCCAGCGGCATGACCGTGGTCACGGCGGATCTGTCGGAACTGTTGCAGCTGGCAGGCGCGATTGACGACGCCGACCCGGATCTGGCGGCGAAGCTGACCAAGCTCAAGGCCTATGGCAAGATCCCGGCGCATATCCAGCCCGGGCAGATCCTGAAACAGGCGAAATGGACCCTCGCCGTCAACCGCTGGATCGAGGAGAACGGCTGCGACGCCTCGGCCATTCAATGCTGGCGGTCTTTGCAGGACAATTTCGGCTGCGCCACCTGCGTCACCATGTCGATGATGGGCGAGGAGCTGCTGCCCTCCGCCTGCGAGGTCGACGTGATCGGCGCGGTCTCGATGTATGCGCTCGCCTTGGCCTCGGGCCAGCCCGCGGCGCTGCTTGACTGGAACAACAACTACGGCACCGAGCCCGACAAATGCGTCTGCACCCATTGCGGCAACTATCCGAAAAGCTTCATCGGGGACACGCCCGAGATCGGCGAGCTTGACGTGCTGGGCGAAACCATCGGGCGGTCGAAATGTTTCGGCGCGGTCAAGGGCAAGGTGAAGGCCGGTCCGATGACCTATTTCCGGCTCTCGACCGATGACCGCAACGGCACGATGAAATGCTATCTGGGGCAGGGGGATTTCACTGATGATCCCTTCGGGATGGATGGCGGCATCGCCGTCGCCCATGTGCCCCATCTGCGCAAGCTGATGAAATTCGTCAGCCACAACGGCTTTGAACACCATGTCGCAATGGTGCGCGGCCATGTGGCCGATGTGCTGAACGAGGCCGTGGTCCGTTACCTTGGCTGGCCGATCTACCACCACGGGGGCGAACCCGAGCCGCAGCTCTTCACCCCCCACCGTTTCTGA
- a CDS encoding D-ribose ABC transporter substrate-binding protein, translating into MNVKRRLLVSVFAVAMTGVMPGFAAAADTIAIITPSHDNPFFKAEADGAAAKAKELGYDTMVLVHDDDANKQSELFDSAIAAGVKAIILDNAGADATVAAVQKAKDAGIPSFLIDREITASGIAVSQIVSNNYQGAQLGGEEFVKLMGEKGDYAELLGKESDTNAGIRSQGYHDIIDQYPDLKLVASQTANWSQTEAYTVMESMLQAHPEIKGVISGNDTMAMGAWAALEAAGRTDVVVVGFDGSNDVRDSIKKGGIKATVLQPAYAQAQMAVEQADKYLKTGSTGVDEKQLMDCALINADNAAKLETFALSN; encoded by the coding sequence ATGAACGTGAAGAGACGCCTTCTGGTGTCGGTTTTTGCCGTCGCCATGACCGGTGTGATGCCGGGCTTTGCCGCCGCGGCGGACACGATCGCCATCATCACGCCCAGCCACGACAACCCCTTCTTCAAGGCGGAAGCCGACGGGGCGGCGGCGAAGGCCAAGGAACTGGGCTATGACACCATGGTTCTGGTGCATGACGACGACGCCAACAAGCAATCGGAACTCTTTGACAGCGCCATCGCCGCGGGCGTCAAGGCGATCATCCTCGACAATGCCGGCGCCGATGCGACCGTGGCCGCGGTGCAAAAGGCCAAGGATGCGGGCATCCCCTCGTTCCTGATCGACCGCGAAATCACCGCCTCGGGGATCGCGGTCAGCCAGATCGTGTCGAACAACTACCAGGGCGCGCAGCTGGGCGGCGAGGAATTCGTCAAGCTGATGGGCGAAAAGGGCGATTATGCCGAGCTTCTGGGCAAGGAATCCGACACCAATGCGGGCATCCGCTCGCAGGGCTATCACGACATCATCGACCAGTATCCGGACCTGAAACTGGTGGCGAGCCAGACCGCGAACTGGTCGCAGACCGAAGCCTACACCGTGATGGAATCGATGCTGCAGGCGCACCCGGAAATCAAGGGCGTGATCTCGGGCAACGACACGATGGCTATGGGTGCCTGGGCCGCTCTGGAAGCCGCCGGGCGGACCGATGTGGTCGTGGTGGGCTTTGACGGCTCGAACGACGTGCGCGACTCGATCAAGAAGGGCGGGATCAAGGCCACCGTCCTGCAACCGGCCTATGCGCAGGCGCAGATGGCGGTCGAACAGGCCGACAAATACCTGAAAACCGGCTCGACCGGCGTTGACGAAAAGCAGCTGATGGATTGCGCGCTGATCAATGCCGACAATGCCGCCAAGCTTGAAACCTTCGCGCTGTCGAACTGA
- a CDS encoding DUF2291 domain-containing protein, whose translation MKSPLVTALCLAVALGTTGCKIVPKTAENSAAPAADASGDAARITTLLAESYEAKLLPLIAVQAQTARTLRGQIAAGLDTAGAAYGARGAGNGSPWNFALKDQGKVIKAELGTRARILDLDTDGDGAADLTLQLGPVIKGNALRDVAPKIYDFTAFRDQMEFGKLGRALNDRAAAGLSVPTEDPTGKTVAFTGVFSLRTASDKWLVTPIALTVLP comes from the coding sequence ATGAAATCCCCCCTAGTGACGGCCCTGTGCCTTGCGGTTGCGCTTGGCACCACGGGCTGCAAGATCGTGCCGAAAACGGCGGAAAACTCTGCCGCCCCCGCCGCCGACGCCAGTGGCGACGCGGCCCGCATCACCACGCTTCTGGCCGAGAGTTACGAGGCGAAGCTTCTGCCACTGATCGCGGTGCAGGCGCAGACGGCGCGCACCCTGCGCGGCCAGATCGCCGCCGGGCTGGACACGGCAGGCGCGGCTTACGGCGCGCGCGGCGCGGGCAATGGCTCGCCCTGGAATTTCGCGCTCAAGGATCAGGGCAAGGTCATCAAGGCCGAGCTTGGCACGCGCGCGCGCATCCTTGATCTTGATACCGATGGCGACGGCGCGGCGGATCTGACGCTGCAGCTGGGCCCGGTGATCAAGGGCAATGCGCTGCGCGATGTGGCGCCGAAGATCTATGATTTCACCGCCTTCCGCGACCAGATGGAATTCGGCAAGCTGGGCCGGGCGCTGAACGACCGCGCCGCGGCCGGGCTGAGCGTTCCCACCGAAGACCCGACCGGCAAGACCGTCGCCTTTACCGGCGTCTTTTCGCTGCGCACGGCCTCTGACAAATGGCTGGTCACCCCCATCGCGCTGACGGTGCTGCCATGA
- a CDS encoding sugar ABC transporter ATP-binding protein encodes MTEQHPIGLKMRGAVKVYPGTRALKGVDFDLRMGAVNVLVGENGAGKSTLMKLIAGVEDMTEGTITMDGREMRFRTKADAVAAGIGIVFQELNLFPNLTVAENIFIGHETTRGGIDIDIEAHRRATRVLMERLEQNIHPDTPLGNLRIGQQQIVEIAKALAQNARILILDEPTSALSAAEVEVLFRVIDELKAQGVGIVYISHRLEELIRVGDYITVLRDGTITGARSMEGVDIPWIVQAMIGSSSKEYGRSEVAHFGPEIFRAEAITLPRAGGGFTVDHVSLSIRAGEIVGLYGLMGAGRSEFLECVMAQHPHSGGRFFVEGKPLTERDVPGRIARGIALIPEDRKRDGLIQIMSIRENLTLSSLPGFAKLFHLDLKREAQTALDFIKRLTIKVASPENPVSSLSGGNQQKVVIGKALMTGPKVLLMDEPSRGIDIGAKAEVFRTMRRLAAEGLGILFVTSDLDEVLALSDRIIVMAQGRVTGEFPSGTEAAKVISATTVPVAQNSKDIAA; translated from the coding sequence ATGACGGAACAGCATCCGATCGGGCTGAAGATGCGCGGGGCGGTCAAGGTCTACCCCGGCACCCGCGCGCTCAAGGGCGTGGATTTCGATCTGCGCATGGGCGCGGTCAATGTGCTGGTGGGCGAAAACGGCGCCGGCAAATCGACGCTGATGAAGCTGATCGCCGGGGTCGAGGACATGACCGAAGGCACGATCACCATGGACGGGCGCGAGATGCGCTTTCGCACCAAGGCGGACGCCGTGGCGGCGGGGATCGGCATCGTGTTTCAGGAACTGAACCTGTTTCCGAACCTGACGGTGGCGGAAAACATCTTCATCGGCCATGAAACCACGCGCGGCGGCATCGACATCGACATCGAGGCGCATCGGCGCGCGACGCGCGTGCTGATGGAGCGGCTCGAACAGAACATCCACCCCGACACGCCCTTGGGCAATCTGCGCATCGGGCAACAGCAGATCGTGGAAATCGCCAAGGCGCTGGCGCAGAACGCCCGCATCCTGATCCTCGACGAGCCCACCTCGGCGCTGTCGGCGGCCGAGGTCGAGGTGCTGTTCCGCGTCATCGACGAGCTGAAAGCCCAGGGCGTCGGCATCGTCTACATCAGCCACCGGCTGGAAGAGCTGATCCGCGTCGGCGATTACATCACCGTGCTGCGCGACGGCACCATCACCGGCGCGCGCAGCATGGAAGGGGTCGACATCCCCTGGATCGTGCAGGCGATGATCGGGTCAAGTTCGAAAGAATACGGCCGCTCCGAGGTCGCGCATTTCGGCCCCGAGATCTTTCGCGCCGAAGCCATCACCCTGCCCCGCGCGGGGGGCGGCTTCACTGTCGATCACGTCTCGCTGTCCATTCGCGCGGGCGAGATCGTCGGGCTTTACGGGCTGATGGGCGCGGGGCGGTCGGAATTTCTGGAATGCGTGATGGCGCAGCACCCGCATTCGGGCGGCCGCTTCTTCGTCGAGGGCAAGCCCTTGACCGAACGCGACGTGCCCGGGCGCATCGCGCGCGGCATCGCGCTGATCCCCGAAGACCGCAAGCGCGACGGGCTGATCCAGATCATGTCGATCCGGGAGAACCTGACGCTCTCGTCCCTGCCCGGCTTTGCGAAACTCTTCCACCTCGATCTGAAACGCGAGGCGCAGACCGCGCTGGATTTCATCAAGCGGCTGACGATCAAGGTGGCGAGCCCGGAAAACCCGGTCTCGTCGCTTTCGGGCGGCAACCAGCAAAAGGTCGTCATCGGCAAGGCGCTGATGACCGGGCCGAAGGTGCTGTTGATGGACGAGCCCTCGCGCGGCATCGACATCGGCGCCAAGGCCGAGGTCTTCCGCACCATGCGGCGTCTGGCCGCCGAGGGTCTGGGCATCCTCTTCGTGACCTCGGACCTCGACGAGGTCCTGGCCCTTTCCGACCGCATCATCGTCATGGCGCAGGGCCGCGTGACCGGTGAGTTCCCCTCCGGCACCGAAGCCGCGAAGGTGATCTCGGCCACCACCGTCCCCGTTGCGCAAAATTCGAAGGACATCGCCGCATGA
- a CDS encoding ABC transporter permease codes for MSAAPASSPAPGSPLLLTLLQARTYVALILVFGFFAIMAPNFLSVANSVIVAKHAALTAFLAIGMTFVIITGGIDLSVGSTVGLCSMVSGWLILYGIDLGTVGTMQFNTLEITLIVMCVGVFVGFVNGILITKLNVAPFIATLGTLYIARGAALLSSGGRTFPNLSGNPDYGSASFPAIGAGTFLGLPVQIWMLIAVGLVAAYIAKRTPLGRHIYAVGGNERGAALSGVKVNRVKLFVYMFSGFCAAIVGLIIASQLQAAHPATGETFELNAIAAAVLGGTSLSGGRGKIGGTIVGAFVISILSDGLVMMSVSSFWQTVIKGLVIVAAVVIDQAQSKLQARVALQQEAALGR; via the coding sequence ATGAGTGCCGCACCCGCCTCCTCGCCCGCGCCGGGCTCGCCCCTGCTTCTGACGCTGCTGCAGGCGCGCACCTATGTCGCGCTGATCCTGGTCTTCGGCTTCTTCGCGATCATGGCGCCGAATTTCCTGTCGGTCGCCAACAGCGTGATCGTGGCGAAACATGCCGCGCTGACCGCCTTTCTGGCGATCGGCATGACCTTTGTCATCATCACCGGCGGCATCGACCTCTCGGTCGGCTCGACCGTCGGGCTGTGCTCGATGGTCTCGGGCTGGCTGATCCTTTACGGCATCGACCTTGGCACGGTCGGCACGATGCAGTTCAACACGCTGGAAATCACCCTGATCGTGATGTGTGTCGGCGTTTTCGTGGGCTTCGTGAACGGGATATTGATCACCAAGCTGAACGTCGCCCCCTTCATCGCCACGCTGGGCACGCTTTACATCGCCCGCGGTGCGGCACTGCTGTCGTCGGGCGGGCGGACCTTCCCGAACCTCTCGGGCAATCCGGACTACGGTTCGGCCAGCTTCCCGGCGATCGGGGCGGGCACCTTCCTTGGCCTGCCGGTGCAGATCTGGATGCTGATCGCGGTGGGGCTTGTGGCCGCCTATATCGCCAAACGCACGCCGCTTGGCCGCCATATCTATGCGGTGGGCGGCAATGAACGCGGCGCGGCGCTCTCGGGTGTCAAGGTCAACCGGGTCAAGCTTTTCGTCTACATGTTCTCGGGCTTTTGCGCCGCCATCGTCGGGCTGATCATCGCCTCGCAACTGCAGGCGGCGCATCCGGCGACGGGGGAAACCTTTGAACTCAACGCCATCGCGGCGGCGGTTCTGGGCGGCACCTCGCTCTCGGGCGGGCGCGGCAAGATCGGCGGCACCATCGTCGGCGCCTTCGTGATCTCGATCCTGTCGGACGGGCTGGTGATGATGAGCGTGTCCTCGTTCTGGCAGACCGTGATCAAGGGTCTGGTGATCGTCGCCGCCGTGGTCATCGATCAGGCGCAAAGCAAGCTTCAGGCCCGCGTGGCATTGCAACAGGAGGCCGCGCTGGGCCGGTGA
- a CDS encoding DeoR/GlpR family DNA-binding transcription regulator, with protein sequence MSTKPVPIRDDSKAGLLSEPRRRRILEWIEEEGSARVRDLAVAFQVSEATIRQDLEKLEAEGFITREHGGAFLNAPSSRAEGLVLHHQDNMDKKRRIGALAASLVSDGETIILDAGTTTTEVATRLVTRRNLTVITNALNIAIILGSVPGTAVHMPGGQFKAPTLSLSGDKSVDYFRNIFAGKLFLATAGVALDAGLTYPSFADLQLKEAMIRAASRVYLVADSSKINKSSFTRLGSLAVIHAFITDDGISDKDAKEFEARGIELLIAT encoded by the coding sequence GTGTCGACGAAACCCGTTCCGATCCGTGACGACAGCAAGGCCGGTCTGCTCTCTGAACCGCGGCGGCGTCGCATCCTTGAATGGATCGAGGAAGAGGGCTCGGCGCGGGTGCGCGATCTGGCGGTGGCCTTTCAGGTCTCCGAGGCGACGATCCGGCAGGATCTGGAAAAGCTGGAAGCCGAGGGGTTCATCACCCGCGAACATGGCGGCGCGTTTCTGAACGCGCCCTCCTCGCGCGCCGAGGGGCTGGTGCTGCATCATCAGGACAACATGGACAAGAAGCGGCGGATCGGCGCGCTGGCCGCTTCGCTCGTCAGTGACGGCGAGACGATCATTCTGGATGCGGGCACGACGACGACCGAGGTGGCGACGCGGCTGGTGACGCGGCGCAATCTGACGGTGATCACCAATGCGCTCAATATCGCGATCATTCTGGGCTCCGTGCCGGGGACGGCAGTGCACATGCCGGGCGGGCAGTTCAAGGCCCCCACCCTCTCGCTCTCGGGCGACAAGTCGGTGGATTACTTCCGCAACATCTTTGCCGGAAAGCTGTTTCTGGCGACGGCCGGGGTGGCGCTGGATGCCGGGCTGACCTATCCGAGCTTCGCCGATCTGCAGCTGAAAGAGGCGATGATCCGCGCGGCCTCCCGCGTCTATCTGGTCGCCGACAGCTCGAAGATCAACAAGAGCTCCTTCACCCGGCTGGGCTCGCTGGCGGTGATCCATGCCTTCATCACCGATGACGGGATTTCCGACAAGGACGCCAAGGAATTCGAGGCCCGCGGCATCGAATTGCTGATCGCGACCTGA
- a CDS encoding bifunctional aldolase/short-chain dehydrogenase: protein MIRNLWSDAAAAAAGGDLGQRIYSARLIGAEPELVLHGGGNSSVKTDALDLFGETVSVLHVKGSGHDLATIDAAGMPAVRLEPMLRLQDFDAVADDVLVKLQRLNLLDPAAPNPSVEMLLHAFLPHKFVDHTHATPFLVLANLPEAEAALRELFGGKIALVPFVKPGFGLAKAGLATYQAHPGVEALLLKNHGHFTWGPDAKSSYFKVIEHANTVEAWLKDRRPAPLVPAAALPVAEIAPVLAGLRGALAAALPETAALPVLDLRADDATRAFVSRPDLEDLARAGVVTPDHVIRTKGEVLVLRKDAQTPEGMRAAVSDYVARYRAYFEANKARFGGPVAMLNPMPGLIWLEGIGAVGVGADAKAARIAADIGSQSARVKADGLVAGGFRSISDADLFDMEYWPLELAKLGNAKAPALQGRVVLVTGGAGAIGLATAEAFAALGASIFIVDRPGEGLEKAVASLGRDHAGHGCDITQPGAAAAAVAACAARFGGLDILVSNAGAAITGDIATLDDQVLRGSFELNFFSHLAFSQAAIALYRAQAAGRGTRGAEPGQILFNVSKQAVNPGKGFAAYGLPKATSFFLLRQLALELGPEGIRVNGINADRIRSGLLTPEMIAARSSARGIDAGTYMAGNLLKAEVEARHVAEAFVALARAERTTAHVMTVDGGNIEAALR from the coding sequence ATGATCCGCAATCTCTGGAGTGACGCGGCGGCTGCGGCTGCCGGGGGGGATCTTGGCCAGCGGATCTACAGCGCGCGGCTGATCGGCGCGGAGCCGGAGCTGGTGCTGCACGGGGGCGGCAACAGCTCGGTGAAGACCGATGCGCTGGACCTGTTCGGCGAGACGGTGTCGGTCTTGCATGTCAAGGGCTCGGGCCATGATCTGGCGACGATCGACGCGGCCGGAATGCCTGCGGTGCGGCTGGAGCCGATGCTGCGGCTGCAGGATTTCGACGCGGTGGCCGATGACGTGCTGGTGAAGCTGCAGCGGCTGAACCTGCTGGATCCCGCCGCGCCCAACCCCTCGGTCGAGATGCTGCTGCATGCGTTCCTGCCGCATAAATTCGTCGATCACACCCATGCGACGCCGTTTCTGGTGCTGGCGAACCTGCCCGAGGCCGAGGCCGCGCTGCGCGAGCTTTTCGGCGGCAAGATCGCGCTCGTGCCCTTTGTCAAGCCGGGCTTCGGTCTGGCCAAGGCGGGGCTTGCGACCTATCAGGCGCATCCGGGCGTCGAGGCATTGCTGTTGAAGAACCACGGCCATTTCACCTGGGGGCCAGATGCGAAATCCAGCTATTTCAAGGTGATCGAGCATGCGAACACGGTCGAGGCCTGGCTGAAGGATCGCCGCCCCGCGCCTCTGGTTCCGGCCGCCGCCCTGCCGGTGGCGGAGATTGCCCCGGTGCTGGCGGGTCTGCGCGGCGCGCTGGCCGCGGCGCTGCCGGAAACGGCGGCGCTGCCGGTTCTTGATCTGCGCGCCGATGACGCGACGCGGGCCTTTGTGTCGCGTCCCGATCTGGAGGATCTGGCGCGGGCCGGGGTGGTGACCCCCGATCACGTCATCCGCACCAAGGGCGAGGTTCTGGTGCTGCGCAAGGATGCGCAGACGCCCGAGGGCATGCGCGCGGCGGTCAGTGATTACGTCGCCCGCTACCGCGCCTATTTCGAGGCGAACAAGGCCCGCTTTGGCGGCCCGGTGGCGATGCTCAATCCGATGCCGGGGCTGATCTGGCTGGAGGGGATCGGCGCCGTCGGTGTGGGGGCGGATGCGAAGGCCGCGCGGATCGCGGCCGATATCGGCAGCCAATCCGCCCGGGTGAAGGCGGATGGTCTGGTGGCGGGCGGCTTCCGCTCGATTTCGGATGCCGACCTGTTCGACATGGAATATTGGCCGCTCGAGCTGGCGAAGCTGGGCAATGCCAAGGCGCCCGCCCTGCAGGGCCGGGTGGTGCTGGTGACGGGCGGCGCGGGGGCGATCGGTCTGGCCACGGCCGAGGCTTTCGCGGCCTTGGGTGCGTCGATCTTCATCGTCGATCGTCCCGGCGAGGGGCTGGAAAAGGCCGTTGCATCTTTGGGCCGCGATCATGCAGGGCATGGCTGCGACATCACGCAACCGGGCGCGGCGGCGGCGGCGGTGGCGGCCTGTGCGGCGCGGTTTGGCGGGCTGGATATCCTTGTCTCGAATGCGGGGGCGGCGATCACCGGCGATATCGCGACGCTCGATGATCAGGTGCTGCGCGGCAGTTTCGAGCTGAACTTCTTCTCGCATCTGGCGTTTTCGCAAGCGGCCATCGCGCTTTACCGGGCGCAGGCGGCCGGGCGCGGCACGCGCGGCGCCGAGCCGGGGCAGATCCTGTTCAACGTGTCGAAACAGGCGGTGAACCCGGGCAAGGGCTTTGCGGCCTACGGGTTGCCGAAGGCGACGAGCTTCTTCCTGTTGCGGCAACTGGCGCTGGAACTGGGGCCCGAAGGCATCCGGGTCAACGGGATCAATGCCGACCGGATCCGGTCCGGGCTGCTGACGCCCGAGATGATCGCGGCGCGGTCCTCGGCGCGGGGGATCGATGCCGGGACCTACATGGCGGGCAACCTGCTCAAGGCCGAGGTCGAGGCGCGGCATGTGGCCGAGGCTTTCGTGGCGCTGGCCCGGGCCGAACGCACGACGGCGCATGTGATGACGGTGGACGGCGGCAATATCGAGGCGGCGCTGCGCTGA